In a single window of the Planctomycetia bacterium genome:
- a CDS encoding DUF554 domain-containing protein: MNTVWSIFNGTIVNVITVVIGSTIGLVLSANIPDKFRRTILNCLGLVTITIGIDAAVLGMVDASRKHSDKIPTYGARLAMVMIGSLIIGAIIGSYLRLHDRIEGLGRWFHTKYGGPQGELGSAARFAEGYLSASVIFCIGPLTVLGCLNNGASANPGLLYIKSFLDGFCSIALAASLGVGVLFSCVTVLVLQGTLSLAAYFAAGVIPDVSLSLMNAVGGLVLLATSLMILEIKKIPVADFVPGIILPPIAVWAVEKISPGLLLVGS; the protein is encoded by the coding sequence ATGAACACTGTCTGGTCCATCTTCAACGGGACAATCGTCAACGTCATCACCGTGGTCATCGGTTCGACCATCGGCCTCGTCCTCTCCGCCAACATCCCCGACAAGTTCAGGCGCACCATCCTCAACTGCCTCGGCCTCGTCACCATCACCATCGGCATCGACGCCGCCGTCCTCGGCATGGTGGACGCATCCCGAAAGCACAGCGACAAGATCCCCACCTACGGCGCCCGCCTCGCCATGGTCATGATCGGTTCGCTCATCATCGGCGCGATCATCGGCAGTTACCTCCGCCTGCACGATCGCATCGAGGGCCTCGGTCGCTGGTTCCACACCAAGTACGGCGGCCCCCAGGGCGAGCTCGGCAGCGCCGCCCGCTTCGCCGAGGGCTACCTCTCCGCCAGCGTCATCTTCTGCATCGGCCCGCTCACCGTCCTCGGCTGCCTCAACAACGGCGCCAGCGCCAACCCCGGCCTGCTCTACATCAAGTCGTTCCTCGACGGCTTCTGCTCCATCGCCCTCGCCGCCTCGCTCGGTGTCGGCGTGCTGTTCAGTTGCGTCACCGTCCTCGTCCTGCAGGGCACTTTGAGCCTCGCGGCCTACTTCGCCGCCGGCGTCATTCCCGACGTCTCACTCTCCCTGATGAACGCCGTCGGAGGACTCGTCCTCCTCGCGACCTCACTGATGATTCTCGAAATCAAGAAAATCCCCGTGGCCGACTTCGTGCCCGGCATCATCCTGCCGCCCATCGCCGTCTGGGCGGTCGAGAAAATAAGCCCCGGCTTGCTTTTGGTCGGCTCGTAA
- a CDS encoding SLC13 family permease encodes MGWQGWFTLSLLAVMILGLVRFAHLADVVFLGGLTLLGLMGIVTPTEALKGFSNPAMLTVAALFVVASGLRDSGALDGIARRLLGRPTGERRTLLRLLAPIGAMSALLNNTTIVAMAMPVVLDWCRKHRLSASRFLMPLSHITVAGGIMTLIGTSTNLVVHGLMLESDQLGRKGMGFLEIGIIGLPLTIVVLAYLVLVAPRLLPERQEFLESLGASKREYMVEMLVEVECPLIGQSVQAAGLRQLPGLFLAEIERADQVISPVGPEECLESSDRLVFVGVVSTIVDLQKIKGLKPATEEIPADRISDQGRHLCEAVISASSPLVGRSVRAANFRTVYDAAVVAVHRNGERLAGKIGNIVLRPGDTLLLHTATGFLRAHRNNPDFYLISEVGGSEPVRHEKATISIVILGLMVILMAIPDILEWFGAAPALRDQLDRGRVFFALSAAGLMVISRCVASATARRNIQWDVLFVIAASFGISEAMEKTGAAAFVAGAFMPAAKAMGPIAALAVVYFSANLLTEFLTNNAAAALMFPIAMATAHQMPDIDARPFAIAIAVAASAAFATPIGYQTNLMIFGPGGYKFMDFVKVGLPLNVICAVISITILSLSYGLF; translated from the coding sequence ATGGGTTGGCAGGGCTGGTTCACACTCTCGCTCCTCGCAGTCATGATCCTGGGACTGGTGCGCTTTGCCCATCTCGCCGACGTCGTCTTCCTCGGCGGCCTCACCCTCCTCGGCCTCATGGGAATCGTCACGCCGACCGAGGCCCTCAAGGGCTTCTCCAATCCCGCCATGCTCACCGTCGCCGCCCTCTTCGTCGTCGCGTCGGGATTACGCGACAGCGGCGCCCTCGACGGCATCGCCCGCCGCCTGCTCGGCCGGCCGACCGGAGAGCGCCGCACCCTGCTCCGCCTCCTCGCACCGATCGGCGCGATGTCGGCCCTGCTCAACAACACAACCATCGTCGCGATGGCCATGCCCGTCGTCCTCGATTGGTGCCGCAAGCATCGCCTCTCCGCGTCTCGCTTCCTCATGCCGCTCTCGCACATCACCGTCGCCGGCGGCATCATGACCCTCATCGGCACCAGCACCAACCTCGTCGTTCACGGCCTCATGCTGGAATCAGATCAGCTCGGTCGCAAAGGCATGGGCTTTCTGGAAATCGGCATCATCGGACTTCCGCTGACCATCGTCGTCCTGGCCTATCTCGTCCTCGTCGCGCCGCGGTTGTTGCCCGAACGCCAGGAATTCCTCGAAAGCCTCGGGGCCTCCAAGCGCGAATACATGGTCGAAATGCTGGTGGAGGTGGAATGCCCCCTGATCGGTCAGTCCGTGCAAGCCGCCGGTCTGCGACAACTGCCCGGCCTCTTCCTCGCCGAAATCGAGCGCGCCGATCAGGTCATCTCACCCGTCGGCCCCGAAGAATGTCTCGAAAGCAGCGACCGACTCGTCTTCGTCGGCGTCGTCAGCACCATCGTCGACCTCCAGAAGATCAAGGGCCTCAAGCCCGCCACCGAAGAGATTCCCGCCGATCGCATCAGTGATCAGGGCCGCCACCTCTGCGAAGCCGTCATCAGCGCCAGCAGCCCGCTCGTCGGCCGAAGCGTCCGCGCCGCCAACTTCCGCACCGTCTACGACGCCGCCGTCGTCGCCGTCCATCGCAACGGCGAACGCCTCGCCGGCAAGATCGGCAACATCGTCCTCCGCCCCGGCGACACGCTCCTCCTGCACACCGCCACCGGCTTCCTTCGCGCCCATCGCAACAACCCCGACTTCTATCTCATCAGCGAAGTCGGCGGCTCCGAACCCGTCCGCCACGAAAAAGCCACCATTTCAATCGTCATCCTCGGCCTCATGGTTATCCTCATGGCCATTCCCGACATCCTGGAATGGTTCGGCGCCGCGCCCGCGCTTCGCGATCAGTTGGATCGCGGCCGCGTCTTCTTCGCCCTCAGCGCCGCCGGCCTCATGGTCATCTCCCGCTGCGTCGCATCCGCCACCGCGCGCAGGAACATCCAGTGGGACGTCCTCTTCGTCATCGCCGCCTCCTTCGGCATTTCCGAAGCGATGGAGAAGACCGGCGCCGCCGCGTTCGTCGCCGGCGCCTTCATGCCCGCCGCCAAGGCAATGGGACCGATCGCCGCATTGGCCGTCGTCTATTTCTCCGCCAACCTTCTCACCGAATTTCTGACCAACAACGCCGCCGCCGCCCTCATGTTCCCGATCGCCATGGCGACTGCCCACCAGATGCCCGACATCGATGCGCGGCCCTTCGCCATCGCCATCGCCGTCGCGGCCTCCGCCGCCTTCGCCACGCCCATCGGCTACCAGACTAACCTCATGATCTTCGGCCCCGGTGGCTACAAATTCATGGACTTCGTCAAAGTCGGCCTCCCGCTCAACGTCATCTGCGCCGTCATCAGCATCACCATCCTTTCGCTCTCCTACGGTCTCTTTTAA
- a CDS encoding CPBP family intramembrane metalloprotease, translating to MSDEPGPPNLNQDDDLAGDPLALPALPEVPALTYAGHPPLARAVDDTRYPRIAMSRGSAAVDLFVVVALLLAAIEALHLLNFAEWMQAHAPVLGMFWVNVLIGAVTLIIVAVMLKARRQKASALGLGKTSFGKTIGLAAATIPVCYVSVLVTVSAYLALSGTSIDGLVQERAAFFDEVPHIPPLIAVLFSLFVGLHEEILFRGFILSRLRALFGSTVAAVIASSIVFGLLHGYQGAIGVVQTTTVGLVLATLAARFRTIWPAILAHGLFDAISLVAVPLLGDSLQQFANQVTTTQAAN from the coding sequence ATGAGCGATGAACCCGGGCCGCCGAATCTCAATCAGGACGACGATCTCGCGGGCGACCCGTTGGCGCTTCCTGCGCTTCCGGAAGTCCCCGCCCTCACCTACGCCGGTCACCCACCGCTCGCCCGCGCCGTCGACGACACCCGCTACCCGCGCATCGCCATGAGCCGCGGTTCCGCCGCCGTGGACCTCTTCGTCGTCGTCGCCTTGCTCCTCGCCGCCATCGAAGCGCTCCATCTGCTCAACTTTGCCGAGTGGATGCAGGCGCACGCCCCCGTCCTGGGAATGTTCTGGGTCAACGTCCTGATCGGCGCCGTCACCCTTATCATCGTCGCCGTCATGCTCAAGGCCCGCCGCCAGAAGGCGTCCGCACTCGGCCTCGGCAAAACCTCCTTCGGCAAAACCATCGGCCTCGCCGCCGCGACCATCCCCGTCTGCTACGTCTCGGTCCTCGTCACAGTCTCCGCCTACCTCGCGCTCTCAGGAACCTCGATCGACGGCCTCGTTCAGGAGCGCGCCGCCTTCTTCGACGAAGTGCCGCACATCCCGCCCCTCATCGCCGTGCTCTTCTCTCTCTTCGTCGGCCTGCACGAGGAGATTCTCTTTCGCGGCTTCATCCTCAGCCGCCTCCGCGCACTCTTCGGCTCCACCGTCGCCGCCGTCATCGCCAGCAGCATCGTCTTCGGCCTCCTGCACGGCTATCAGGGCGCCATCGGCGTCGTCCAGACAACCACCGTCGGCCTGGTCCTCGCGACCCTGGCCGCGCGCTTCCGCACCATCTGGCCCGCCATCCTCGCGCACGGCCTCTTCGACGCCATCTCCCTCGTCGCCGTCCCCCTCCTCGGCGACTCGCTTCAGCAGTTCGCCAATCAGGTGACAACGACGCAGGCCGCGAACTAG
- the mgtE gene encoding magnesium transporter, translating into MITVDRASLDVDTLRALWPSLLDDERADAFALLSGDDAQIFFSSLSAADHAGLVRLMAGGEAVVWMRFLAPDDAADLLQSLHEDERSRFRDMLDESTRREVDALLAYAEDEAGGLMSPRYVRVRPDATVDVAIRYLRQQTRNNPETLYYIYVLNSGQQLLGVLSLRELFAAPGEARIDDLMHVNPVVVNETTDQEEVARLIEQYDLLAVPVVDDQGRMKGIVTVDDIVDVIREEATEDIHKLGGTEALGEPYLDVGFLRMFKKRGGWLSVLFLGEMLTATAMSYFEGEVAKAVVLAMFVPLIISSGGNSGSQAATLIVRSLALSELRLRDWSRVLLRELKSGLTLGTWLGFIGFVRVELWQYLGFFDYGEHATLVAVTVWLSLIGVVSFGSIAGSMLPFLLRWLGFDPATSSAPLVATLVDVTGLVIYFTVAALILSGTLL; encoded by the coding sequence ATGATTACTGTCGACCGCGCTTCCCTCGACGTTGATACGCTGCGCGCCCTTTGGCCTTCGCTGCTTGACGATGAGCGGGCGGACGCCTTCGCCCTTCTATCCGGCGACGACGCGCAGATCTTTTTCTCATCGCTGAGCGCCGCGGACCATGCCGGGCTTGTGCGGCTTATGGCCGGGGGCGAGGCGGTGGTGTGGATGCGCTTTCTCGCGCCGGACGACGCCGCGGATCTGCTCCAATCACTTCACGAAGATGAGCGAAGCCGATTTCGCGACATGCTCGACGAGTCGACGCGGCGGGAGGTCGATGCGCTCCTGGCCTATGCGGAAGACGAAGCGGGCGGCCTGATGAGCCCGCGCTATGTGCGCGTGCGCCCCGATGCGACCGTGGATGTGGCCATTCGATATCTACGGCAGCAGACGCGGAACAATCCAGAGACGCTTTACTACATCTATGTGCTCAACAGCGGGCAGCAGCTACTCGGGGTGCTTTCGCTGCGGGAACTGTTCGCCGCGCCGGGGGAGGCCAGAATCGACGATCTGATGCATGTCAACCCGGTCGTCGTCAACGAGACGACCGACCAAGAGGAGGTCGCAAGACTCATCGAGCAATACGACCTGCTCGCGGTGCCGGTGGTCGACGATCAGGGCCGGATGAAGGGCATCGTCACGGTGGACGACATCGTCGACGTCATTCGCGAGGAGGCGACGGAGGACATTCACAAGCTCGGCGGCACCGAGGCGCTGGGCGAGCCCTACCTCGACGTGGGCTTCCTGCGCATGTTCAAGAAGCGCGGGGGCTGGCTGTCGGTGTTGTTTCTGGGGGAGATGCTGACCGCGACGGCGATGAGTTACTTCGAGGGGGAGGTCGCCAAAGCCGTGGTGCTGGCGATGTTCGTGCCGCTGATCATCAGCAGCGGCGGCAACTCCGGCTCGCAGGCGGCGACGCTGATCGTCCGGTCGCTGGCGCTGTCGGAACTTCGGCTGCGCGATTGGAGCCGGGTGCTGCTGCGCGAATTAAAATCCGGACTGACACTGGGGACCTGGCTGGGCTTTATCGGGTTCGTGCGGGTTGAGCTGTGGCAGTATCTGGGTTTTTTCGATTATGGCGAGCATGCGACGCTGGTTGCCGTGACGGTCTGGTTGAGCCTGATCGGCGTGGTGAGCTTCGGCTCGATTGCTGGGAGCATGCTTCCCTTCTTATTGCGGTGGCTGGGATTCGACCCGGCGACGAGCTCGGCTCCGCTGGTGGCGACGTTGGTCGATGTGACCGGTTTGGTGATCTATTTCACCGTGGCGGCGCTTATCCTGAGCGGAACACTGCTTTAG
- a CDS encoding N-6 DNA methylase codes for MAGPPEEIVTLIEKFRNDEAHYRSTNYNETQCRIDFINPMFELLGWDMNNRAGYAEAYRDVIHEDAIKIGGATKAPDYCFRIGGTRKFFVEAKKPGRNLKNDAEPAFQLRRYAWSAKLPLSILTDFEEFAVYDCRRQPVKDDKPSTARTFYCTFDEYPDKWDEIAGIFSRESLLKGSFDKYAVSARKKRGTAEVDTAFLDEIADWRKSVAKNVALRNPQLSQRELNFAVQRTIDRIIFLRICEDRGIEPYGRLQSLQNGSAVYARLCEFFRSADDKYNSGIFHFRKEKDRHESPDELTLSLEIDDKVLKDILKRLYYPESPYEFSVLTADILGQVYEQFLGEVIVLKGRQAKVEPKPEVRKAGGVYYTPTYIVDYIVRHTVGRLLGDEPATGVAAGEPAARVDRIPAPPSKTPKDAAKLRILDPACGSGSFLIAAYQYLLDWHLRWYVADDPEKHATGKKAEIFRGKGGAWRLTTAERKRILLNNIYGVDIDPQAVEVTKLSLLLKVLEGESAESVSAQWKLFHERALPDLGDNIKCGNSLIGPDFYANKQMSLLDEEERLRINVFDWNAEFSEIMKSGGFDALIGNPPYGSFFGEQESLYLRSAFECPSNSLDSFIIFVEKSSRLLGLKGLVGMIIPSGWVSTPSSKPLRHFFLRNFVPTSFVSLPFDIFKGAYIDAVIVTAQKSVGRGMAGPSSVDLVVFPARFCIQSQHDFVAFKKLGDFASWSNNPHIEFLITCSTNEVQIVEKLRGTSCRLADFVLVKRGIETFKPVSIKANMENPVLAFTGTLQRYDLQHGEPGYIPFTPEIQESKPIEYFSGERILLRQVLSRKLRLQAVYTDQEFFTAQSVQSLITRQEISSTPSLQYLLGVINSKLMSWFFRNSNSVARRDDFPKIIIQQTRDLPIPKPDDGNSQCHDTSKKIASGVKSIQIFFEALRSAKTEHETRSIQRQIEATDRQIDQLVYQLYGLTDEEIRIVEESTKT; via the coding sequence ATGGCCGGACCCCCTGAAGAAATCGTGACGCTTATCGAGAAATTTCGAAACGACGAAGCGCACTACCGGTCCACCAATTACAATGAAACGCAGTGCCGCATTGATTTCATCAACCCGATGTTCGAATTACTCGGCTGGGACATGAATAATCGCGCGGGCTATGCCGAGGCCTACCGCGATGTCATCCATGAGGACGCGATCAAGATCGGCGGAGCGACCAAGGCTCCCGATTACTGTTTTAGAATCGGCGGTACGCGCAAGTTCTTCGTCGAGGCCAAGAAACCCGGTCGCAACTTAAAAAACGACGCCGAACCCGCCTTTCAGCTTCGCCGCTACGCGTGGTCCGCCAAGCTCCCGCTCTCTATCCTGACCGACTTCGAGGAATTCGCCGTTTACGACTGCCGCCGTCAGCCCGTCAAGGACGACAAGCCATCCACGGCTCGCACCTTCTACTGCACCTTCGACGAATATCCCGACAAATGGGACGAAATCGCGGGCATCTTCTCCCGCGAATCGCTGCTCAAGGGCTCCTTCGACAAATACGCCGTCTCAGCCCGGAAAAAGCGCGGCACAGCCGAAGTCGACACCGCTTTCCTGGACGAAATCGCCGACTGGCGAAAATCCGTCGCCAAAAACGTCGCTCTGCGTAATCCCCAGCTTTCTCAGCGAGAACTTAATTTTGCCGTCCAGCGCACCATTGACCGCATCATCTTCCTGCGTATCTGCGAGGATCGCGGCATCGAGCCTTACGGTCGCCTTCAATCTCTGCAAAACGGCAGCGCGGTCTATGCCCGACTCTGCGAATTCTTCCGCAGCGCCGACGACAAGTACAACTCCGGCATCTTCCATTTCCGAAAGGAAAAGGATCGCCACGAGTCCCCGGACGAACTTACGCTCTCGCTGGAGATCGACGACAAAGTTCTTAAGGACATCCTGAAGCGCCTTTACTATCCCGAGAGCCCATACGAATTCTCAGTTCTCACCGCCGACATCCTCGGTCAGGTTTACGAACAGTTCCTCGGCGAAGTCATCGTTCTTAAGGGCCGTCAGGCCAAGGTCGAGCCCAAGCCCGAAGTACGGAAGGCGGGTGGGGTTTATTACACCCCCACCTACATCGTCGACTACATCGTGCGCCACACGGTCGGCCGACTTCTTGGCGATGAGCCGGCCACCGGCGTAGCTGCTGGCGAACCCGCCGCCCGAGTAGACCGAATACCTGCGCCGCCCTCGAAGACGCCGAAGGACGCCGCCAAGCTCCGCATTCTCGACCCTGCGTGCGGCTCCGGCTCGTTTCTGATCGCCGCCTATCAATACCTGCTCGACTGGCACCTCCGCTGGTACGTCGCCGACGATCCCGAGAAGCACGCCACTGGCAAGAAGGCTGAGATTTTCAGAGGCAAAGGCGGCGCATGGCGGCTGACGACGGCCGAGCGCAAGCGCATCCTGCTGAACAATATCTACGGCGTCGACATCGACCCCCAGGCGGTTGAGGTTACAAAGCTCTCGCTTTTGCTGAAGGTGCTGGAGGGCGAGTCCGCGGAAAGCGTGAGCGCGCAGTGGAAGCTTTTCCACGAGCGAGCACTGCCCGACCTCGGCGACAACATCAAGTGCGGCAACAGCCTGATCGGTCCGGACTTTTACGCCAACAAGCAAATGTCACTCCTCGACGAGGAGGAACGGCTGCGAATCAACGTCTTCGATTGGAACGCCGAATTTTCCGAAATCATGAAATCCGGCGGATTTGACGCCCTCATAGGAAATCCACCCTACGGTTCATTCTTTGGAGAGCAAGAGAGCCTCTACCTCCGCAGCGCATTCGAATGCCCTTCAAATTCGCTGGATAGCTTTATTATTTTTGTCGAGAAATCCTCACGGCTCCTTGGGCTCAAGGGGCTTGTCGGAATGATCATTCCTTCCGGCTGGGTTTCGACGCCATCGTCCAAACCACTTCGCCATTTCTTCCTTAGGAATTTTGTGCCAACCTCCTTCGTCTCGTTGCCGTTCGACATTTTCAAGGGTGCCTATATCGATGCGGTTATTGTTACCGCCCAGAAAAGCGTCGGTCGCGGAATGGCTGGACCTAGTAGCGTCGACCTCGTTGTGTTTCCGGCTCGATTTTGCATTCAAAGTCAACATGATTTCGTGGCCTTTAAGAAGCTTGGAGACTTTGCCTCTTGGTCGAATAATCCTCATATCGAGTTTCTTATCACGTGTTCGACTAATGAGGTACAGATCGTTGAGAAACTACGAGGTACTTCGTGCAGACTCGCTGACTTTGTTTTGGTGAAGCGCGGAATCGAGACTTTCAAGCCAGTTTCGATCAAGGCAAACATGGAGAATCCCGTTCTCGCATTCACAGGCACGCTTCAGAGGTATGATCTGCAACATGGCGAACCGGGTTATATTCCGTTTACCCCGGAGATACAGGAATCGAAACCAATTGAATATTTTTCAGGGGAACGAATTCTCCTGCGGCAAGTATTAAGTAGAAAGCTCCGACTTCAAGCGGTTTACACTGACCAAGAATTCTTTACCGCGCAATCCGTGCAGAGCTTGATTACACGTCAAGAAATATCTTCCACGCCGTCTCTGCAATATTTGCTTGGAGTCATCAACAGCAAACTAATGTCTTGGTTCTTCCGCAATAGCAATAGCGTAGCTCGCCGTGACGACTTTCCCAAGATCATCATTCAGCAGACTCGCGATCTTCCAATTCCGAAACCCGACGACGGCAACAGCCAATGTCACGATACTTCGAAAAAGATCGCTAGTGGCG
- a CDS encoding aspartate aminotransferase family protein, whose protein sequence is MSKNISLPVCDHQPRPYAGPSKAEVLALRQQYLTPALITYYKEPFMAVEGHMQYLWDEKGTRYLDAFAGIVTVSVGHCHPTVVERVREQVGVLQHTTTIYIHPTVGQYAKRLAEKMPGDLKVTYFTNSGSETNDLAILTARMYTGMFDVIALRNAYHGGSQSTMGLTAHSTWKYTTPHSFGVHHGMPGYCYRCPLGLTYPSCDVKCAKDVGELIKFTTPGKVAAFIAEPIMGVGGAVTPPKEYFPIVYEEVRKAGGVCIADEVQTGFGRTGHHYWGFQNWGVQPDMVCMAKGIGNGTALGAVTTTPEIAKAMMGKLHFNTFGGNPVQATYGLATLDVIEEDGIQANSLKVGTRLKDGLTALMDKHKLIGEVRGLGLMLGVEMVKDRQTKEPASAEAAQILEEARTRGLLLGKGGLYGNTLRIKPPMCISEADADFMVAVIDEALGAIRT, encoded by the coding sequence ATGAGCAAGAATATTTCGCTTCCCGTTTGCGATCATCAGCCGCGTCCGTATGCCGGTCCTTCGAAGGCGGAGGTGTTGGCGCTGCGGCAGCAGTATCTGACGCCGGCGCTGATTACTTATTACAAAGAGCCCTTCATGGCGGTTGAGGGGCACATGCAGTACCTGTGGGATGAGAAGGGTACGCGGTATCTCGATGCGTTCGCGGGGATCGTGACGGTTTCGGTGGGCCACTGTCATCCGACGGTGGTGGAGCGCGTGCGGGAGCAGGTGGGGGTTCTTCAGCATACGACGACAATCTACATTCATCCGACGGTCGGGCAGTATGCGAAGCGGCTGGCGGAGAAGATGCCGGGCGACCTGAAGGTGACGTATTTTACGAACAGCGGCAGCGAGACGAACGACCTGGCGATTCTGACGGCGCGGATGTACACGGGGATGTTTGACGTGATTGCGCTTCGCAACGCGTATCACGGCGGGTCGCAATCGACGATGGGGCTCACCGCGCACAGCACGTGGAAATACACGACGCCGCACAGCTTCGGCGTGCATCACGGGATGCCGGGGTACTGCTATCGGTGCCCGTTGGGGCTGACGTATCCGAGCTGCGATGTGAAGTGCGCGAAGGATGTCGGGGAGCTGATCAAGTTTACGACGCCGGGGAAGGTGGCGGCGTTTATCGCCGAGCCGATCATGGGGGTGGGCGGCGCAGTGACACCGCCGAAGGAGTACTTCCCGATTGTGTACGAGGAGGTTCGCAAGGCGGGCGGGGTTTGCATTGCCGACGAGGTGCAGACGGGCTTCGGGCGGACGGGGCATCATTACTGGGGATTTCAGAATTGGGGCGTGCAGCCGGACATGGTGTGCATGGCCAAGGGGATCGGTAACGGGACAGCGCTGGGGGCGGTGACGACGACGCCGGAGATCGCCAAGGCGATGATGGGCAAGCTGCACTTCAACACGTTCGGCGGGAATCCGGTGCAGGCGACGTATGGATTGGCGACGCTGGACGTGATTGAGGAGGACGGCATTCAAGCGAACTCGCTGAAGGTGGGGACGCGGCTGAAGGACGGGCTTACAGCGCTGATGGACAAGCACAAGCTGATCGGCGAGGTGCGCGGGCTGGGGCTGATGCTGGGCGTGGAAATGGTGAAGGATCGCCAGACGAAGGAGCCGGCGAGCGCGGAGGCGGCGCAGATACTTGAAGAGGCGAGGACGCGCGGGCTGCTCTTGGGCAAGGGCGGGCTGTATGGGAACACGCTGCGGATCAAGCCGCCGATGTGCATCAGCGAGGCGGATGCGGATTTTATGGTGGCGGTGATTGATGAGGCGCTGGGGGCAATTCGGACTTGA
- a CDS encoding IS1380 family transposase, which translates to MFFSSLGRKKIVADFTGGTLTSDAGGLLLREVERRLGLVDQLAGVINDPRDPARIQHDQRVMLAQRIFAIAMGYEDLNDHQALRSDPVLAVLTGRPPSADEPLASSPTLCRLENRVTRGDLARMSRVLVEQFIASYESPPEELILDFDATDDPIHGNQEGRFFHGYYDHHCFLPLYVFCGSRLLVSYLRPSNIDGAHHAWPILKLLVQRLRQAWPGVRIIVRGDSGFCRRRMMKWCDRHGVKYVLGLARNTVLEKAAESFMQAAEAQFATTQQKVRNFHEIEYAAQTWDRPRRVIVKAERLVQGPNVRFVVTNLTDRTPNDIYDGLYTARGDMENRIKEQQLGLFADRTSCHAFLANQFRLLLSSAAYVLVETLRRTALAGTELAEAQVNTIRLKLFKVAARVVVSVRRVVLRLSSSCPLQDLWRSLVPRLRLIPPAPS; encoded by the coding sequence ATGTTCTTTTCCAGTCTCGGCCGCAAGAAAATCGTGGCCGATTTCACAGGCGGAACGCTCACCTCAGACGCCGGGGGTCTGCTGCTTCGGGAGGTCGAGCGGCGTCTGGGCCTGGTCGATCAACTGGCCGGGGTCATCAACGACCCGCGTGATCCGGCCCGAATTCAACATGACCAGCGGGTCATGCTGGCCCAGCGCATCTTTGCCATTGCGATGGGCTACGAAGATCTCAACGACCATCAAGCCCTGCGGAGCGATCCCGTGCTGGCGGTCCTGACCGGGCGGCCGCCGAGCGCGGATGAGCCGCTGGCCAGCAGTCCGACCTTGTGCCGGCTGGAGAACCGCGTCACGCGCGGCGACCTGGCACGAATGTCGCGTGTGCTGGTGGAGCAGTTCATCGCGTCCTATGAATCGCCGCCGGAGGAATTGATCCTCGACTTCGACGCGACCGACGATCCGATCCACGGCAACCAGGAAGGCCGCTTCTTCCACGGCTATTACGACCACCACTGCTTCCTACCGCTGTATGTGTTCTGCGGCTCGCGGCTGCTGGTCTCCTACCTGCGGCCCAGCAACATCGACGGGGCCCATCACGCCTGGCCCATCCTGAAGCTGCTGGTGCAGCGCTTGCGACAGGCGTGGCCCGGGGTGCGGATCATCGTCCGCGGGGATTCCGGCTTCTGCCGCCGGCGAATGATGAAATGGTGCGACCGGCACGGCGTCAAGTACGTGCTGGGCCTGGCCCGCAACACCGTCCTGGAGAAAGCGGCCGAGTCCTTCATGCAGGCGGCCGAGGCCCAGTTCGCCACCACGCAGCAGAAGGTGCGGAACTTCCACGAGATCGAGTACGCGGCGCAGACCTGGGATCGCCCGCGCCGCGTGATCGTCAAGGCCGAGCGGCTGGTTCAGGGGCCCAACGTTCGATTCGTGGTGACCAACCTGACCGACCGCACGCCGAACGATATCTACGACGGTCTGTACACGGCCCGCGGCGACATGGAGAACCGCATCAAGGAGCAGCAGCTCGGGCTCTTCGCCGATCGCACCAGTTGCCACGCCTTCCTGGCCAATCAGTTCCGGCTGCTGTTGTCCTCGGCGGCCTACGTCCTGGTGGAAACGCTGCGCCGCACGGCCCTGGCCGGCACCGAACTGGCCGAGGCCCAGGTGAACACCATTCGCCTGAAACTCTTCAAGGTCGCCGCGCGGGTGGTCGTCTCCGTGCGCCGCGTCGTACTGCGACTGTCGAGCAGCTGCCCCCTGCAGGACCTGTGGCGATCCCTGGTTCCACGACTCCGCCTGATCCCGCCCGCCCCATCATGA